The following nucleotide sequence is from Archocentrus centrarchus isolate MPI-CPG fArcCen1 chromosome 18, fArcCen1, whole genome shotgun sequence.
CAAAGCATGtcatgttttgttatgtttcagGTTGTCGGATTTAAATTGACAATGaaataaagtaattttaaaatatatttttttaatttgcttgaAATTAGAAAAATTGCTAACATTTATTGAGAGTTTGGTAAATTAAGTTGCAAGTtgacattttaacttttaacagCTAGCAGCAGCCAAAGTATGCAGAGTTCAATTCCTGTTGAAATTACAATTTAGGGTGCCTTTTAAACTactgcaaaatgaaataacttctactgtaattctatcacaggaaaaaaatgaacagtaaCCATGTAATATAATTACtgtaaaattgtaataaaatcacagtaaaattgtaaaaaaaaattacagtaaaactgtaagagaattacagtaaaattgtaaataaattacAGCCAAATTgtaaaaaattacagtaaaactaaTTAAATTACAGTAAGGTTACTGTAAAAATTACAGTAACGGGCTGGCAACCCTGCTGCCAGTAGATTACTGTAAATTCTACAGTCACTTTTTTAACAGTGCAGGTATAACAGCTTCAGTTCTTCTGGGAAAACTTAGCACATTTATggaatttttggccattcttccagaagcgcatttgtgaagtcagacactgatgctggatgagatggcctggctcacagttccCACACCCACATTATTCctcatcccaaagatgttctgtcaggactctgtgcaggccagtcaagtttttctacaccaaactcactcaatCATCCAACCATGTCTGtttggacctgctttgtgcactggtgtgcagtcatgttggaacaggaaggagcatccccaaactgctcccacaaagCTGGAAGCATGAAAttctccaaaatgtcttggtatgctgaagcattaagaattcctttcactggaactaagggcctgagcccaactcctgaaaaacacccccacaccattatccccccctccaccaaactgtgtttccaatcacttccactttgttataataccactaaaaGCTGActatggaatatttagtagtgaggaaattttatGATTGGACATGTTTCACATGTTGGATCCTATCATGATatcacactggaattcactgagctcctgacagcgatccattctttcacaatggtttgtagaagcagtctgcatgtctgGGTGCTTGGTTTAatacctgtggccatgaaagtgactggaacacctgaaatcAATGATCAGGATGGCTGAGTGAACAGTTTTGGCAATATGgtggacataataaaaatcctGAGCCATCTATGAGTCCTGGAACATCCTGTACAGTTCACCAGGGAATAAACAAAGAGTGACACACCCACCCTTCCTGTtttgccttgaggcgactgtttgttgtgatttggtgccatataaataaaactgaatggaaCTGAATTGTGTAGAGTGCCTCTTGGACTGATTGCTGCAAGTGAGGAAGTGTGAATGTTCCTGTGCCAATGAGCTGCCAGGAAGTTAAATCTTGGGAACTTGCTGCATTTTGTGGAGAGCACTAACCACCACGATGTCCCCTAATCACCTGTCAATAAACAGTCCTGGTCTAACTGGTCATAACTTGCATCTGATGTCTGCATTTCAGGTGATTCTGATTCTCCAGGACCATGAGCCATTTCCCAGAATGCATTGTCTTTTCACATGTTTAAGGCTCTCTTCTCAGACTAATTCAGTTTTGCTCTGACTTTCTTATCTgatgtgatgtttttttctgcGCTGAGTCGTTTTCACATGAAACGTCCTGCAGAGCAGAGAGCGAGGAGAGagtgacatcattttttttttttttttttttaactcttgtcAACTTTTCCATATCATGAATCCCTTCCACAAATTCTCACCACTGTTCTGTCCGAGGTGGTTCAGGCTTTAGCCAAGACTTTGTGATGGCCTTTTTGCATGCCAcagtcaaaattttaaaaagataaagGTCATCTTTAGGGATTGCCACACCAGATAAATGGCCCAACAGGAAAATCTTAGGGTCCAAAGGGATCCCATACCCCATAATATGCTTGATCCTTTGAGAGATATTACCCCAAAAAGGCTGTAATTTTATGCAAGACCAAAATATGTGAGCATGATTGGCGTTCAAATGCCCACACTGCCTCCAACATTGTTGTTGTGTCCCCCTTTGTCTATTTATAATGTGAGGTGTAATGAAGAATCTAATTAGGAACTTCCACCCAAATTCCCTCCACCTTTTAGAACTAGTTGTAGTCTGCTGAGTCTTGCACATTGAAAGCCAATCATCCTCAGACACCTCAATATTCAGTTCCTTTTCCCATTTTGATTTAACACACAATGTATTGCTTCCGTTTTGTCTCTGCAGCCCTCTATACAATTTCGACACAGATTTAACAGGATGATGTTTATAGGCATCTGTAAATACTCTTAAAAAGTCAATACTTTCAGATGGAATGCATTGTCTAATTTCTGTGTTATAAAAGTGCCTGACTTGGAAATACCTGAACAGATCGCTGTTTTCCAACTTAAATTCACTTTTCAATTTCTCAAACGATTTAAAGGTGTTACCTTCTATGTACTGGCACAAAGCTGTCAGGCCCTGGTCATTCCATTTAGAAAAGGTATGGTCTACTCCGGAAGGATAAAATTTGGGATACCGAGACGGCCAAATTAGAAGTTTAATATCATTAGTCAGTTTATATTTATTCACAACCTCCTTCCAAATTAGCAATGTGTCTTCTACGATTGGATTTCCAGAACTGTTTAGAGTAATCCGTCCTCCTAGGCGTATCTGGGATTGGCACTGTCCTTGATTCAGCTCAGTTTGTTTCCACCGAGATTCAAATTCTGGAGAGCACCAACATACTGCATATCTCAGTTGGGAAGCATAATAATATTCTCTTAAGTTAGGGAGGGCAAAGCCACCATGTTCTTTATCAATTTGAAGTGTCTTAAATTTTATCCTTGGTCGAGCACCTGACGAGATGAACCGTGATATTAGTTTGTCCCAAGCATTGAACTGTGAGTCTGGAATCTTGATTGGGAGAGCcataaaaagatacaaaaacCTAGGCAACAAGTTCATCTTCACTGTCTCCATCCTTGCATAAAAGTCCAATGTAAACATTGTCCAACGCAACATATCTTTTTGTATCGAGTTAACCATCCTGAGGAAATTTAGGTTAAACAGATTATCCAGATCATCGGAAATAGTTACTCCCAAGTATTTTAACTTTTTGGATTCCCACTTAAGGTTATATTCCTGTCTTATAGGATCAGTTGGGACATAATTGATGGTCAGGATCTGGGTTTTAGTGATATTCAAATGGTATCCGGACAACGATCCAAACTCTCTTAAGGTTGACATAAGTTTAGGAAGTGTAGCGTCTGGATTTTGGAGGAAAGTGataatgtcatctgcaaagaggCCAATGACATGGTCAGAACCTCCCATATTGATGCCTTTAAGCTCCTTATTTTGTCTGACAGCCTGAGCCAGAGGTTctatgaataaaacaaagagtGAGGGGCTCAGGCAACATCCCTGTCGGGTCCCTCTGATCAACTGAAATCTATTAGTAAGATGaccattaatttttattctggCTGTCGGGCTGCTATAGAGGGATTGTATGCATCTGATGAATTTGTCCTTGAAGCCTAAATGCTCCAGTACTCTGTATAGGAAGGGCCAGCTGACCCGATCAAAAGCTTTCTCAGCATCAAGGCTGAGCAGTGCCACACTAAGCTTTTCCTTTTTGGCCTGATCTATATCATGCAGTGTTCGTCAGATATTATCATGTGTTTGCCTGCCTTTTATGAATCCTGTTTGGTCCTCGTGGATTAAAACTGGGAGGAGATTCTCCAATCTCTTAGAGATTATGGAGGTAAACAACTTATAGTCCACATTGAGAATTGAGATTGGGCGGTATGATTCGCAGTATTCTatgtttttcccttctttagGGAGGACCGAAATCACTGCTTCTCTCCAGGAGGGTGGTATCTCTGCTCTATCTAAAGTCCAATTCATCGAGTCAAGCAAAACAGGAGCGAGTTCTTCCTTAAAGATTTTATACCATTCACTAGGGTACCCGTCGCCACCTGGGCACTTATTCGATTTCAAATTACCAATTGCAACgtccagttcttttttttgtaataggGGTAGTTAGAGCTTCAGTTTGATTTGAGCCTAAGGATGGCAAATCCAATGATGCCAGGTATTGAGAAATGTCCTTTTCATCCGCTAATGTGGGGCAGGCATATAATGTTTTATAATAGTTTTCAAAAGTCTGACGGATTTGTTTGGTGAGAGTGACATCATTTAAAGAAGAGCTCACACACGTTTTTCTTTCAAGAAAAATTTATAAagaatttcaaaaatcttttaaacTACAAACTTATTCAAGGAAAATTCCTTGACATGCAAACCTGTGACACTGGCGTCACTGTGGGTTCTCATGGGCTAGAGTTAAGGAGCATTAAGGACATCCTGAAACTATATTTATCTGAACAATAGAAAATCTGTTGGAGAGATTGAAGGGTCAGTTCAATAATCAGTCTGGACTAATGTAGAGCTCCATTTAACAAATCCACTGTGTGGCTGCTTTGTTCAGTAGTAGACATATTTCTGTCACCATGAATGTAAAAACTCACTGCAGAGGAAGAAAAGCAGGTGCAGTCAGAATGTCTGGAACAAAGAGGAAGTACCTGATTTTTTCATCAGTTCAAGGAAACATCAAAAGCTCCTCTTCATTTACATCAAAAGTATAAACAAACGAAAATGACAATTTCCTGTTGATCTACAAGGaaaacagttttagttttgcCTCCATAATTAATCCTCTCTGTTATAAATGTGTGTTTCCGAAGtctacatttttttcccacatgTAGTTGTTTACACTACACCGGTGACAGTGTTCAGGTTGAAGAAGCATGTGACTAATGAAGATTTACAGCAATCACTCAGAATAAAACTCACAAACTGACAAAGCCTAACTGTTTATACAAATAAGTGTCAAAATCTCAAACAAGattcaaacatttaattttacatgtttgcaggtttcatttcatttcactgaTTTATCACAACAACATGCATTTATACAGTATAACATCCCTTTAATGTTCACAACAAATGAAGCCAATTGCTTTTGCGAGTTTTGTGAGAAACACTGAACAggtgaaagtgaaagtaaaaactCAGATTCCTGGGATtgtgtgcagctgcagcagagctgAAACTGGTGGATGAAAgcaaacagcatctgaaagaagaggacacagcagcagtgtgtatTTATCAACCTTTGCTGTATTTCTTTGTCTTCAGCTGTtttgtgcttcattttgttttatcctTGATACAGCGCAGAGTACCAGTAATTAAAATGTAGGCCTGTTATGCTGAGAGTGTAGAGGCAGTGatatttgctgttttcttttttgttgttgtagttttttATTGCTACCGAAAAATTCACTTTCATTAGGATCCCCAGGTCCTGCGCTAAATGTGTCTGCTTcagacagctgctgcagagggtGATAAAGACTCACCGACATGAAATAGCTATTACTACGGATAttaaaaactaacaaacaaagaaacataaaCTGATCTTTTTTATAATATTGATTTGATACTCCAAAGCCATACCTATAATGTAAAACAAAttacttttgcttttcttttttccccctgtgaAATCAAGACATCAATTCGGAAAAAAATAGGAAACCGAAAACGGTccgtctttttatttttcttaaacaaGAAGTTTAACATGTCGTCAAGGCAACTCGAGGCACGTAAATTCAAAGTGTTTATTAGTCGCTTGCTGTTGTTAGTTTACGGTTTTCAGAGCTGTCCGCTGGAGCGGCTTTAAAACCACATCCTGAAGAAAGTGTAGACTTGGCATGAAGGCGTCTGTCTGCTTCAGCAATCACTGCGGTTATTTCGCAGTTACGGAGAAGAAAGGGACTTCTTCCCGAGGAGCATCACGAGATTTTGCATGTAAAACGACTTGAGTGAACTCTCTGGTGTATATCTGCAGGTGGAGGTGTAAAAAGCCCAAGAGACGAGCGTGTGCTGTGCCGATAAACGACGCACTGCTCCATCTACCGAAAACTTTATGGTGGTCGATGGGAAAGTTTCTCTGATGCTgcgtttttctgttttttttttttttttttgcgattTATGTCTtgatttcaaaggaaaaaatatatagttaGTTTTACATTACATGGACTTGgagtatgaaatgaaaaaaaaaaattctgtttgtCGTTTTTTTAACATcctttttcaaaatgaaaaaacgaCCAAATGACCAAAAAGCAGACGGACCCTGTACCACCTCTCATTTTCTAATCTGTACAAAGAGGATGAAGACGTCTTCTCTGATCATCGGTGATGACAAGTTCAGATAAAAGCTCTCCAGTATTTTCCATCTGATTAAATGTCACCACCCTGTGGcagaaaaacatttctgcagctctgaagattttaaatttgaaacattttcagaTCAAATCAAAGTgcaggttcttcttctggttgtaGTTCATCTAGTTTTGGTCAGTCAGTGTAATAATCAGGATCATGAACAGGATCAGATGTTGTAATGAAATCAGACTGTAGATTTTCCTTCTTCTAGCTGTactgactgacctttgacctcatgtgTCGATGACTCTtcacctctgtctcctctcacagggagaagatgatctgcaggatcctgctgctcctcatcctcacctcatGTGTCTCTGGTTAGTTTACagcttcactttatgaactccaaataaagctcaacaacagatttgttccagttctcagtgtgtctgctcctctctttccctctctgtctcctcaacaGGATCATTTGTAGTCAATGTGACACAGACCTCCTATCAGGCAGAGGAGAACCACAACATCACACTGGAGTGGACGTTCACCACCAACCCTGACAGATCCATCAAAACTCTCAACATCCTCTGTGGTCATAACACTGGTCAGAATACCTCAGTCCTGTATCGTGTTCATGAAGGTGTTGAGGTGTCAGAGTCTCAGGATGCAAAGTTTTCAGGACGAGTCCAGAGTGACAAAGACGCCCTCAGAGAAGGACGAATCAGACTTCAAGTGTCCAGACTCAGGACTGATGACTCGGGTCTGTACCTGTGTGAGGTCAACACTGATGATGGCTTCAGTGTTGGAAGATGCACAGCCAGCATCACTGGTAACTTGATTTAGTCAATGTTTATATAGTTTCTTTTATTAAGATGGTTTTCACTGTTACACTGACTGAGCTGTTAAATCAGAccaaaagatggatgtagcttccgGGTGTGACCAATGAAGCTAATGCAGaggtgccttaaacctgcattcttgtGTAGTGCCAGCAGGGTGCAGTGCTTGCAAAAAGACCTCTATTTCCttatctgtgacctcagtaaccACCTACCTGCTGACTTTATGGACTCATTTGCTTGTTTCATGTCACTTTTTAAGCTTTAATGAGTCAAACCTGAATCGTGACACTTAGGCCCAGTAGCTCCTGTCATGGTccaatgttttggttttttcttGATCTTTGAAGTTCTGTTGTTAAATTTCCACAGTTTGCTTCTGGTCTAGATTCTTAGTTTATTAAAGGTTTTGCactttttcttcagtgtttccCATATTTTGTCAAGTCTTCATCTCTATTTGGTCATTTCCtgttagggctgcataaaacgattattttagtattctatcgattattccagcgatttatcgagtaatcggataagaaatacttttttttatcaacagtttatctgcatattttaacttccgtactgcagtttctcaccatgtgaacaaacagcggtgaatggagcagctacaaagttctcttttcttcaccttaacacttgctgatcaggtgcttgatgaaggacctccagctgtttcacagatttaatgatggttactaaaagaaaaagctgctgttttggacgctggaaaaacgtttcctttttcactacttgagctcaccgtcacagcttcgcctctttgcgcttgcgcagttaaaaccgctgcctgctatgagtgttttgaaaaactagtggctgcgggagccatggcgcatgtgtgagtaatggtgtaatgctttgtattcacaagcattctcgaaaatacgtttctactgcaggtctatatttagtcactaataagggattaaagtataaaaaatattttgaaggagcccctcggtcctggggggcgggccttcgggtaccgaaccatcgttagtgctaatggcccgcgctcgctagcaaaccagttctggtagctacagctgaagtaaagacaaaaatagcagctgaaattctcagcgagcacaacacacacagacacacagagagcagtggaggcgtggaaatgcatgtcagcgacagttgccacccgtcccgtaaagtacggaacacggcatgttacggagccgtattccacggagtcccgtaacatacggggttctgtattttacgagacaggtggcaactctagatgatccactctgtgttaaatgaaatccatcgcagcgacggagagctttttagaatgtgtgcttgtgtatacgtgagtgattcacactccagtccagtaggtggcggtaatgcagttctatgttggtttgccagcccccaataaacccacaaaaaaacgtcagcactaatgctgctaatgctagtgaggagcgctgcttacaccgagacagctgagcgctgcagagtttaaacgaagcatcgacacagtaaatttgtgtcgataaatttttagaatcgatttaatcgagttaatcgatgaatcgttgcagccctatttcctgttttactttgttagttCTTGTCTTTTGtgctttgtattcagttttgcttccttcaTTCATTTAGATTCACTTTgcctgtgctccctggtgtgtcctatcttcctgattaccttgtgtgtgtgtgtgtgtgtgtgtgtgtgtgtgtgtgtgtgtgtatacaccaTATATGTGGACCTTGGTTCCTTATCTTAAGCTGACTGTAAATAACATAACATTAAAATTGATTGTGACTTAAAATTTGATAAACCAATTAATTGTGTTATAAAATCAAAGTTTCATTAACTTAGGTTTCTTCCTAAAGTCAAGTTAAGTTTTGTAATGCCCTTTATGTTGGTGTGAATCAGGTCTTCCTGTCACATCTTCGATTCATCTAAATTGCAGCTGCTCACCTTCTTAGAACCTGTAAGATGGATCATATCTTACTTTTTTCTGGCCTCCATGCCAAACCAACTTAGACTAAAGAAAAGCTACAgcacaaagagcagcacagaaaacacaagtGCTGTTGCTAATGTGTGATTGGTTGGACAGCCTACAGGCTGTCCCCAAAGTCCCCCACTGCCCACAGTGTTAGTGTGATCAGAGGTACCCTCACACAAAGGAAGAAATAGACCTCTGTGTCTCCCAGAGAGTGCAAATGCATACAACTATGAATTCAGGGTTTGGGGTAATGTGTGCTAAAATGTGTTAATTAACTTTCCCCTCAGATGAGCAGAATGGTGTTGAAttcttgtttatgtttatggtCATTAATAGAGTCAGGAAGGAGGAGATTATCCAGGCCGTGCTCATTGGCTCACGACTCGTGTTGTGTGTGCTGTCCTCTTTCTCAGTTAGATCCAGCTCTCGCTTGTCACAAGACGGTGATGGTAAAAACACGCTTGATGATAGACTTCAATTAAATAATGGATCATGTTTTGGTGGTtacctccatctttta
It contains:
- the LOC115797616 gene encoding selection and upkeep of intraepithelial T-cells protein 1-like; translated protein: MEKMICRILLLLILTSCVSGSFVVNVTQTSYQAEENHNITLEWTFTTNPDRSIKTLNILCGHNTGQNTSVLYRVHEGVEVSESQDAKFSGRVQSDKDALREGRIRLQVSRLRTDDSGLYLCEVNTDDGFSVGRCTASITAADDQLQPQRPTTKPPAESGGMTGFYILMGVFSVIQVIVESRA